Proteins from a genomic interval of Quercus robur chromosome 9, dhQueRobu3.1, whole genome shotgun sequence:
- the LOC126700691 gene encoding uncharacterized protein LOC126700691 — MAPLLSPSVEGEELYLYLAVTPHAVSSALIREENKVQRPVYYTSKALKGAEGRYPQMEKLAFALITASRKLRHYFQAHVINVMTDHSLKKAMNRLEAAGRLIQWAVELSEFDIKYQPRHAIKAQALADFIAEFTPSHNETEDSKRWIVHVDGSSTRHAGGIGVVLQSPEGDKLKHKVHLQYQATNNEVEYEALLKGLELAKSVEAKSICVMGDSQLIMGQVNGTYEAKEERMKKYLGRVMRLVKRFEKANFVQIPREENVEADTIAKEASTDESLEKSDEVQYMPSIDVQEVQQVDNRENWMTPIVSYLKDGRLPEEKDEARKVRVRSARYVLMNEVLYKRGFSQPYLRCLAPDEANYVLREIHEGACGNHSGARSLVHKVVRAGYYWPNMQADAKAYVKVCDQCQRFSNVPRQPSEYLTPMVAPWPFAQWGLDILGPFPLGIRQMKFLVIWSAEGIGI, encoded by the exons ATGGCACCGCTGCTGAGTCCATCAGTGGAAGGAGAGGAATTATATTTGTACTTAGCAGTAACCCCGCATGCCGTGAGCTCAGCATTGATAAGAGAGGAAAATAAAGTGCAAAGACCTGTGTACTATACGAGCAAGGCATTGAAAGGAGCGGAAGGACGGTATCCACAAATGGAAAAATTGGCCTTCGCACTAATCACAGCTTCAAGGAAGCTgaggcattatttccaagcacatgtcattaatgttATGACAGATCATTCGCTCAAAAAGGCAATGAATAGACTGGAAGCTGCAGGACGATTAATCCAGTGGGCTGTGGAGCTAAGTGAGTTCGATATCAAgtatcaaccaaggcatgccataaaagctcaagccctagcagATTTTATTGCGGAGTTTACCCCAAGTCATAATGAGACAGAAGACAGTAAGAGATGGATCGTCCACGTGGATGGTTCGTCTACACGGCATGCAGGAGGAATTGGTGTGGTCCTGCAATCCCCAGAGGGAGATAAACTGAAACATAAAGTCCATCTACAGTACCAAGCGACTAACAATGAagtcgaatatgaagccctcctcaaagggctagaattggcaAAGTCCGTGGAAGCCAAGTCCATATGTGTCATGGGGGATTCCCAACTGATCATGGGGCAAGTGAATGGGACGTATGAAGCGAAGGAAGAACGAATGAAGAAATACCTTGGTAGAGTGATGCGCCTTGTGAAAAGGTTTGAAAAAGCTAActtcgttcaaatcccaagggaggagAACGTGGAAGCTGATACTATAGCAAAAGAGGCCTCAACAGATGAATCATTAGAGAAGTCAGATGAAGTTCAATATATGCCAAGTATAGATGTCCAGGAAGTACAGCAGGTGGATAACAgagaaaattggatgactccCATTGTATCATACTTGAAAGATGGACGATTACCAGAAGAGAAGGACGAGGCCAGAAAGGTGAGGGTGAGATCAGCTAGATACGTCCTTATGAATGAAGtgctatacaagagaggtttctctcAACCTTACCTTAGATGCTTAGCTCCGGACGAAGCAAACTACGTGCTGAGAGAAATTCACGAAGGGGCATGTGGCAATCACTCAGGAGCCAGATCACTTGTCCACAAGGTCGTCCGTGCAGGATATTActggccgaacatgcaagctGATGCAAAAGCATACGTTAAAGTTTGCGACCAGTGCCAACGATTTAGCAACGTCCCCAGGCAACCATCGGAATACCTCACCCCAATGGTGGCACCGTGGcccttcgcacaatggggattggaCATTTTGGGTCCCTTCCCTTTGGGAATAAGGCAGATGAAGTTTTTAGTG ATTTGGAGTGCCGAAGGTATTGGTATCTGA
- the LOC126700692 gene encoding uncharacterized protein LOC126700692 codes for MDRRYTKPNLKLVNKASLDKAPKCVITARDPRLHRISVAYKGFIVPEGIPLPQYISRTEPLFVANVSAGAFSSQLTLREEEVEEREEEEEGEKEVVEVSDSSDDFRIFDQSIHSGEDSDEIGIQRKPQRSLLELMEGQPGKSAPTKSTQSQTPSLPTRSPLPTPHQPSRQPPQPARPDAAKLKRRREQKGKEVVDVGKSRPPREEDAQRVAKQKKTRHQAPRGQERSDSQLSEPQAWLPAPMHGREPLRDDASIRDFNCGIGCHIASAIEEVLLLPKDMAEIKNVRKNELILDNKRYLGMIIQNTFKLDEILNIYSNQLDDERKKRATTVQTLSKFEQDLANTKKKLLAEEKARKSAESALEGYQMQAEDQGNRLHEANAELKKAREQVLALRKHSEETQKLREQAEKSREEAEKAKTEAERAMNEAEQRGYEVGIAETEEALRVEVSAVCRIYCAKTWDEAFNRAGVEASSELRRPENVFYPEAICPSDTPTPQAETIPSTVNPNEEVLPPSFPPPGQPDPAKEDTAPPEASSDKTTAAFEAGVASPGFQQDLASTVLPAGGATKDKEEVTTKEADKPASQAPKIQIKLKK; via the exons ATGG ATAGACGTTACACAAAGCCCAACCTTAAGTTAGTCAATAAGGCGAGCTTGGACAAG GCGCCGAAGTGCGTGATTACAGCCCGCGATCCTCGGCTTCACCGTATTAGTGTTGCCTACAAAGGGTTCATTGTTCCAGAAGGTATTCCACTTCCCCAATATATATCCCGTACCGAGCCTCTTTTCGTAGCCAATGTCTCGGCAGGAGCCTTTTCATCCCAGCTCACTCTCAGAGAAGAGGAAgtagaagaaagagaggaagaggaagaaggagagaAAGAAGTTGTAGAAGTCTCTGACTCCTCGGACGACTTTAGGATTTTTGATCAATCCATACACTCCGGAGAAGATTCTGACGAGATAGGGATACAAAGGAAGCCCCAAAGAAGCTTGTTGGAGTTGATGGAAGGTCAGCCCGGGAAGAGTGCACCAACAAAATCAACACAATCCCAGACTCCATCTCTTCCCACTAGGTCTCCTCTTCCTACTCCTCACCAGCCTTCTCGTCAACCTCCCCAGCCAGCCCGTCCTGACGCAGCCAAGTTAAAAAGGCGCAGGGAGCAGAAGGGCAAAGAGGTGGTAGACGTTGGCAAGTCTCGTCCTCCTCGCGAAGAGGATGCTCAACGAGttgcaaagcaaaaaaaaaccaGGCACCAAGCTCCGCGAGGCCAGGAGAGGTCTGATTCCCAACTTTCTGAGCCACAAGCATGGTTGCCAGCACCTATGCACGGCAGGGAGCCCCTGCGAGATGATGCATCTATAAGGGACTTCAACTGCGGCATCGGGTGTCACATAGCCTCGGCCATAGAGGAGGTCTTGTTGCTCCCAAAAGATATGGCCGAAATAAAGAATGTGAGGAAGAATGAACTCATCCTCGACAATAAAAGatacttgggcatg ATTatccaaaatactttcaagCTGGATGAGATACTCAACATCTACTCCAATCAGCTAGATGATGAAAGGAAGAAACGAGCAACGACTGTACAGACTTTGTCCAAATTTGAGCAGGACTTGGCCAATACGAAGAAAAAGTTACTTGCTGAGGAGAAAGCTCGCAAGAGCGCCGAGTCGGCCTTGGAAGGCTATCAAATGCAGGCCGAGGACCAGGGGAACCGCTTGCATGAGGCGAATGCCGAACTGAAGAAGGCTCGGGAACAAGTTCTAGCTCTTAGGAAGCACTCGGAGGAAACCCAAAAGCTGAGGGAGCAAGCTGAAAAGTCCAGGGAGGAAGCCGAGAAAGCAAAAACCGAGGCCGAACGGGCAATGAATGAAGCTGAGCAGAGAGGCTATGAGGTCGGTATAGCTGAGACTGAGGAGGCTTTGAGAGTCGAGGTTTCAGCGGTGTGCCGCATCTACTGTGCCAAAACTTGGGATGAGGCATTTAATcgagctggggttgaggcttcgTCCGAGTTGAGGAGGCCAGAGAATGTATTTTATCCTGAAGCGATCTGCCCCTCAGATACTCCAACCCCTCAAGCTGAAACCATTCCCTCAACCGTTAATCCCAATGAGGAGGTTTTGCCTCCAAGTTTTCCCCCTCCTGGCCAGCCAGACCCAGCTAAAGAGGATACTGCCCCTCCAGAAGCTTCCTCAGATAAGACTACAGCTGCTTTTGAGGCAGGGGTGGCCTCCCCAGGTTTTCAACAGGATTTGGCCTCCACAGTCTTGCCAGCTGGGGGAGCTACTAAGGATAAAGAGGAAGTCACCACCAAGGAGGCAGACAAACCAGCCAGCCAAGCTCCAAAGAtccaaattaaattgaaaaaatag